A window from Desulfurispora thermophila DSM 16022 encodes these proteins:
- a CDS encoding PrkA family serine protein kinase has protein sequence MDFLKRLEEHRSLEKQLAWEGTFEEYLQIVRKSPHVCQLAHSRIYEMIRAAGVEELEGGVKRYKFFANELFGIDRTLEKLVEEYFHPAARRLDVRKRILLLMGPVSGGKSTLVAMLKRGLEKFSRTDAGALYGIKGCPMHEEPLHLIPRELREDFQKEYGVYIEGELCPACRLMVESEYGGRIEKVPVERVFLSEENRIGIGTFTPSDPKSQDIADLTGSVDFSTIAEYGSESDPRAYRFDGELNIANRGIMEFQEMLKCDEKFLWNLLSLSQEGNFKAGRFALIYADEMIVAHTNENEYKAFIANKKNEALQSRIIVMKIPYNLRVSDEVKIYDKLIKQSDLKDIHIAPHALKVASIFSVLSRLKESKKQGMDVLKKMKLYDGEDVEGFKQKDLTELQNEHLDEGMSGVDPRYVINRLSSALIRTSTKCINPLDVLRALKDGLDQHASITREERDRLLNFISIARKEYDELAKKEVQKAFVYSFEESARVLFDNYLDNVEAYCNGTKLKDPITDEEMEPDEKLMRSIEEQIGVSENAKKAFREEILIRLSSYARKGKRFDYRSHERLREAVERKLFADLKDVVKITTSTKTPDKEQLKRLNEVSARLIESHGYCPICANELLKYVGSLLSR, from the coding sequence ATGGATTTTTTGAAAAGGCTGGAAGAACACCGCTCTCTGGAAAAACAACTGGCCTGGGAAGGCACGTTTGAAGAATATCTGCAGATTGTGCGGAAAAGTCCCCATGTTTGCCAGCTGGCGCATTCGCGCATCTATGAAATGATCAGAGCGGCCGGTGTGGAAGAACTGGAGGGCGGCGTCAAAAGGTACAAATTTTTCGCCAATGAACTGTTTGGCATTGACCGGACGCTGGAAAAGCTGGTGGAGGAATATTTTCACCCGGCGGCCCGCCGTCTGGATGTGCGCAAGCGCATACTTTTGCTGATGGGTCCGGTGAGCGGGGGCAAGTCCACCCTGGTGGCTATGCTCAAGCGGGGTCTGGAGAAGTTTTCGCGCACCGATGCCGGTGCGCTGTACGGTATTAAGGGCTGCCCGATGCATGAAGAGCCTTTGCATTTAATACCCCGGGAATTGCGAGAAGATTTTCAAAAAGAATACGGCGTTTACATCGAGGGCGAACTTTGCCCGGCCTGCCGTCTGATGGTGGAAAGCGAATACGGCGGCCGCATTGAAAAGGTGCCTGTGGAGAGAGTCTTTCTCTCCGAAGAAAATCGCATCGGTATCGGTACCTTCACGCCTTCCGATCCCAAGTCACAGGATATTGCCGACCTGACGGGCAGTGTGGATTTTTCCACCATTGCCGAATACGGTTCCGAGTCCGACCCGCGGGCCTACCGCTTTGACGGCGAGCTGAACATTGCCAACCGGGGCATTATGGAATTCCAAGAAATGTTAAAATGTGATGAAAAATTCCTCTGGAATCTGCTTTCCCTGTCCCAGGAGGGCAACTTCAAGGCGGGCCGTTTTGCGCTGATCTATGCCGATGAAATGATTGTGGCCCACACCAATGAAAATGAGTACAAGGCCTTTATCGCCAACAAGAAGAACGAGGCGTTGCAGTCGCGGATCATTGTGATGAAAATACCTTACAACCTGCGAGTGAGCGATGAAGTCAAGATATATGATAAGTTAATCAAGCAGAGCGATTTGAAAGACATTCACATTGCCCCCCATGCCCTGAAGGTGGCCAGCATCTTCTCGGTTCTCTCCCGCCTGAAGGAGAGCAAGAAGCAGGGCATGGATGTGCTCAAAAAGATGAAGCTGTACGACGGCGAGGATGTGGAAGGCTTCAAGCAAAAGGATTTAACCGAACTGCAAAATGAGCACCTGGACGAGGGGATGAGCGGTGTGGACCCGCGCTATGTGATTAATCGCCTTTCCTCGGCCTTGATTCGCACCTCCACCAAGTGCATCAACCCGCTGGATGTGCTGCGTGCCCTCAAAGACGGCCTGGATCAGCATGCCTCCATTACCAGGGAGGAGCGGGACCGTTTGCTTAACTTCATCTCCATCGCCCGCAAGGAGTACGACGAACTGGCCAAGAAGGAAGTGCAAAAGGCCTTTGTTTACTCCTTTGAAGAATCGGCCAGGGTGCTCTTCGACAACTATCTGGACAATGTGGAAGCCTACTGCAACGGCACCAAGCTCAAAGACCCCATTACCGACGAAGAAATGGAGCCTGATGAGAAGCTGATGCGCTCCATCGAGGAGCAAATCGGGGTTTCGGAAAACGCCAAGAAGGCCTTCCGGGAAGAGATACTAATCCGCCTGTCCAGCTACGCCCGCAAGGGCAAACGTTTCGACTACCGTTCCCACGAGCGGCTGCGGGAGGCCGTGGAGCGCAAGCTGTTTGCCGATTTGAAAGACGTGGTCAAGATCACTACTTCCACCAAGACTCCCGACAAGGAACAGCTGAAGCGCCTGAATGAAGTGAGCGCCCGCCTTATTGAGAGCCATGGTTACTGTCCCATTTGCGCCAATGAACTGCTCAAATACGTGGGCAGTTTGCTCAGCCGCTAG
- a CDS encoding sensor domain-containing diguanylate cyclase — MGIRNSTCIRRQHTRRHLIRQNTWLCSILHSISDAVLVTNPDQLIMISNPAASQLLGWPPEDIRQKKLTDVVNIICPHTLQPLWHLLKSEQLPVENSELLLIHSSGRQIPVEISLSCISGKGRSRGYVLVIRDISGRLQAAARLQESESRFKAVFYNAPIGMAILNTSGKIIETNYALRSMLGYNYDEIILQSPIQFIHPDDRSELNDLFQRALTGEQTSFQIEKRYLNKMGQPRWGRFSLARHCSPGNQARFIIAMLENIHEARLAREALQQSKEYFEKVVNNARALIVGLSQNGKIVLFNKYCEQITGWSSPEVLGRDWFTLFVPPAYQPAAGNIFNKLLEQADNSEFENPIITRSGEERIISWKNTIIRDQHTAQPVIIAIGNDITERQKTEMLLKTLSNLDGLTGLANRRYFDSRLAGEWEKNARLAVPVSLIMCDIDHFKAYNDTYGHLQGDDCLKKVAGILSQLLYRPGEMAARYGGEEFVVLLPGCDLDTARQIAENIRQAVMSLAIPHAASPVGPCVTVSLGAATLMPRETSPPTELIAAADSALYRAKHNGRNRVEI, encoded by the coding sequence ATGGGCATCAGAAACAGCACCTGCATACGACGCCAACATACCAGGCGACACCTTATCCGTCAAAACACCTGGCTGTGCAGCATCCTGCACAGCATCAGCGATGCCGTGCTGGTCACCAATCCCGATCAGTTGATTATGATCAGCAACCCGGCAGCCAGTCAATTGCTGGGCTGGCCGCCGGAAGACATCCGGCAGAAAAAACTGACCGATGTGGTTAACATCATCTGCCCGCATACCCTGCAACCGCTCTGGCATTTATTAAAGAGCGAACAGCTGCCTGTGGAAAACAGCGAATTGCTGCTCATCCACAGCAGCGGCCGGCAAATCCCGGTTGAGATCAGTCTGAGCTGTATTAGCGGCAAAGGCCGGTCCAGAGGTTACGTGCTGGTGATCCGGGACATCAGCGGGCGCCTGCAAGCAGCCGCCCGCCTGCAGGAAAGCGAATCCCGCTTCAAGGCGGTATTCTACAATGCGCCCATCGGCATGGCCATATTGAACACATCGGGCAAAATCATCGAAACCAATTACGCCCTGCGCAGTATGCTGGGATACAACTACGACGAAATCATTCTACAGTCCCCCATCCAGTTCATCCATCCGGATGACAGATCAGAGCTGAACGACTTGTTTCAGCGGGCGCTGACCGGTGAACAGACCTCTTTTCAAATAGAAAAACGCTATCTGAACAAAATGGGGCAGCCCCGCTGGGGACGCTTTTCCCTGGCCCGGCATTGTAGCCCGGGCAATCAGGCGCGTTTTATCATCGCCATGCTGGAAAACATCCATGAAGCCAGACTGGCCCGGGAAGCGCTGCAGCAGTCCAAGGAATACTTTGAAAAAGTGGTCAATAACGCCCGGGCCTTGATTGTGGGTCTGAGCCAGAACGGCAAGATTGTCCTGTTCAACAAATACTGTGAACAAATCACCGGTTGGAGCAGCCCGGAGGTTCTGGGCCGGGACTGGTTTACCCTGTTTGTGCCTCCAGCTTACCAGCCGGCCGCCGGCAATATTTTTAACAAATTGCTGGAACAGGCCGACAACAGTGAGTTTGAAAACCCCATTATCACCCGCAGTGGCGAGGAGCGGATTATTTCCTGGAAAAATACCATCATCCGCGATCAGCACACTGCCCAGCCGGTGATCATCGCCATTGGCAATGACATTACCGAACGCCAAAAAACCGAAATGCTGCTAAAAACCTTATCCAACCTGGATGGTCTGACCGGGCTGGCCAACCGGCGTTATTTCGACAGCAGGCTGGCCGGGGAATGGGAGAAAAACGCCCGGCTGGCCGTGCCGGTTTCCCTGATCATGTGCGATATCGACCATTTCAAAGCATATAATGACACTTATGGACACCTGCAGGGTGACGACTGTCTGAAAAAGGTGGCCGGCATTCTAAGCCAGTTGCTCTACCGGCCCGGCGAAATGGCCGCCCGTTATGGAGGCGAGGAATTCGTGGTTCTCCTGCCCGGATGCGATCTGGATACGGCCCGGCAGATTGCGGAAAATATCCGCCAGGCTGTAATGAGCCTGGCCATACCCCACGCCGCCTCTCCGGTGGGCCCCTGTGTCACCGTCAGTCTGGGAGCGGCCACCCTCATGCCCCGCGAAACCAGCCCGCCCACAGAGCTGATTGCGGCCGCCGACAGCGCCCTTTACCGGGCCAAGCACAACGGCCGCAACAGGGTGGAAATTTAA
- a CDS encoding ClpP family protease, with the protein MAENNCRPDGFSPDIEPSPGIDPPAPDYPPGEPAPDQPGQPEEPGEPDEGGAPRPRRVRGQTKNTMESLKELGASPLPEIKSNIHCLTIVGQIEGHLVLPPQNKTTKYEHIIPQLVALEQAPEIEGVLIILNTVGGDVEAGLAIAEMIASLSKPTVSVVLGGGHSIGVPIAVAADYGFIAETASMTIHPIRLNGLVIGVPQTYEYLDKMQDRVVRFVIRHSRITESAFRELMFRTGELARDIGTVLIGREAVEKGLMDEVGGISQAVRKLQQMIEERKQRGEVPLQ; encoded by the coding sequence ATGGCTGAAAATAATTGCCGTCCGGACGGTTTTTCCCCCGACATTGAACCATCGCCGGGCATCGATCCGCCAGCCCCCGACTATCCGCCCGGCGAGCCCGCTCCCGACCAGCCCGGGCAGCCGGAAGAGCCGGGAGAACCCGATGAGGGGGGAGCGCCCCGACCCCGCCGGGTGCGCGGACAGACCAAAAATACCATGGAATCGCTCAAGGAGCTGGGCGCCAGCCCCCTGCCCGAAATCAAGAGCAATATCCACTGTCTGACCATTGTGGGGCAGATTGAAGGACACCTGGTCCTGCCGCCCCAGAACAAAACCACCAAGTACGAGCACATCATCCCCCAGCTGGTGGCCCTGGAACAGGCACCGGAAATTGAAGGGGTTTTAATTATTCTCAACACGGTGGGGGGCGATGTGGAGGCCGGCCTGGCTATTGCCGAAATGATTGCCAGTCTCTCCAAGCCTACGGTTTCGGTGGTGCTGGGTGGCGGGCACAGCATCGGAGTGCCCATTGCGGTGGCGGCCGACTACGGATTCATCGCCGAAACCGCCAGCATGACCATTCACCCCATTCGCCTGAACGGGCTGGTCATCGGTGTACCTCAGACCTATGAATATTTGGATAAAATGCAGGACCGGGTGGTGCGCTTTGTCATTCGCCATTCCCGCATTACCGAAAGCGCCTTTCGGGAGCTGATGTTCCGTACCGGGGAACTGGCCCGGGATATCGGCACGGTGCTCATCGGCCGGGAGGCGGTGGAAAAGGGCCTCATGGACGAGGTGGGGGGCATCAGCCAGGCGGTGCGCAAGCTGCAACAGATGATTGAAGAGAGAAAGCAACGCGGGGAGGTGCCGCTGCAGTGA
- the eam gene encoding glutamate 2,3-aminomutase, which produces MQYLSQTCPDENHKIRVARERAAELKGAIADYLEARAGIPTGLELEEKYLAAKSKIMASFQATVEDWQDWHWQMARRISNVEQLAELVELSEQERADIAAVGSQFRWAVSPYYLAITLACGKHGALWKQSIPAREEITDRRGVLDPMAEEFTSPAPGITRRYPDRLIINVTNQCAMYCRHCQRRRNIGEVDRHRSRRLLEQALQYVAENPEIRDVLITGGDALLLPDSTIEWLLSRLHSIPHVEIKRLGTRTPVTLPQRITPRLCAILKKYPPIYINTQFNHPAEITAEAKAACDRLVEAGVVLGNQAVLLKGVNNHPFVMRRLNQALLTIRVRPYYIFHAKPVQGTHHFITTVDEGLEIMEKLRGYTSGLAVPTYIINAPNGYGKTPLLPAYVQERRENKIVLRTWEKRIIPYHVMM; this is translated from the coding sequence ATGCAATACTTGTCCCAGACCTGCCCGGACGAAAACCACAAGATCCGGGTGGCCCGGGAGCGGGCGGCCGAACTGAAAGGGGCTATTGCCGATTATTTGGAGGCCAGGGCCGGCATACCCACCGGCCTGGAGCTGGAGGAGAAGTACCTGGCGGCCAAAAGCAAAATCATGGCCAGTTTTCAGGCTACCGTGGAGGACTGGCAGGACTGGCACTGGCAGATGGCCCGGCGGATCAGCAATGTAGAACAGCTGGCCGAACTGGTGGAGTTGAGTGAGCAGGAGAGGGCCGATATAGCAGCGGTGGGTAGCCAGTTCCGCTGGGCGGTATCCCCCTATTATCTGGCCATAACCCTGGCCTGTGGCAAGCATGGTGCGCTGTGGAAGCAATCCATCCCCGCTCGCGAGGAAATTACCGACCGGCGGGGGGTGCTGGACCCCATGGCGGAAGAATTCACTTCGCCGGCTCCCGGCATCACCCGGCGTTATCCCGATCGGCTGATCATCAATGTGACCAACCAGTGCGCCATGTACTGCCGGCATTGCCAGCGCCGGCGCAACATCGGGGAGGTGGACAGGCACCGGTCGCGCCGGTTGCTGGAGCAGGCCCTGCAGTACGTGGCCGAGAACCCGGAAATCCGCGATGTGTTGATCACGGGCGGCGATGCGCTGCTGCTGCCCGACAGCACCATAGAGTGGCTGCTTTCCCGCCTGCACAGCATTCCCCATGTGGAGATCAAACGTCTGGGTACCCGCACGCCGGTTACCCTGCCCCAGCGCATCACCCCGCGCCTGTGCGCCATTTTGAAAAAATATCCTCCCATATATATCAACACCCAGTTCAACCACCCGGCGGAAATTACGGCCGAAGCCAAAGCGGCCTGCGACCGGCTGGTGGAAGCGGGCGTGGTGCTGGGCAATCAGGCCGTGCTGCTCAAGGGAGTGAACAACCATCCCTTTGTGATGCGCCGTTTGAATCAGGCCCTGCTGACCATCCGGGTGCGCCCCTATTACATCTTTCACGCCAAGCCCGTGCAGGGGACGCATCACTTCATCACCACTGTTGATGAGGGCCTGGAGATCATGGAGAAATTGCGCGGTTATACTTCGGGGCTGGCCGTGCCCACCTATATCATCAATGCCCCCAACGGTTACGGCAAAACGCCGCTTTTGCCCGCCTATGTGCAGGAGCGCCGGGAGAACAAAATTGTGCTGCGTACCTGGGAAAAGAGAATTATACCCTACCATGTGATGATGTAG
- a CDS encoding heavy metal translocating P-type ATPase, with translation MSSSRWLLWLNGLFLVTAYMIGWLSGPSRAGQLLYLLVMVSGGWPVFAGACSALKERRVDMHVLMAVALTGALVIGEWAEGAVLVFLFALGNWLQLYTTRRTRNSLRELLDLRPSRALVRRQGREVLLPVEQLRVGDTVLVRPGEKIAVDGIVLSGESDVNQSPVTGEALPAYKRPGDQVFAGTINGGGVLTVQATCLVEDSLLARMIRLVEQAERSKAPQQQFVDVFARYYTPLVVGGAVLLAVVPWLLGQPFVPWLKRALILLVISCPCALVISTPVAIVSAIGTAARHGVLIKGGAVLEMAGQIRAMAFDKTGTLTTGRPRVVQVLDTSGGETGQWLSVAAALESRLTHPLAGAIMQYVRQEGILPAAGSDYEFYPGRGGRVVVGGLVYYIGSPRLLEEKGVQLKAWQQEISALEARGCSLVLVGCGSELQGIIAVADQPREEAAAMLHYLRRSGMHTMMLTGDHPAAAAAVAGQLGLDEFRASLLPEEKLQALARLRQDYSKVAMLGDGVNDAPALAAADLGIAMGAAGSDVALETAGVVLLSDDLGKLPYLVNLSRRAGRVIRQNIAFALLIKLVFIAATLLGMANLWLAVLADSGAAVLVTLNALRLVRVRA, from the coding sequence TTGAGCAGTTCCCGGTGGTTGCTCTGGCTCAATGGTCTTTTTTTGGTAACAGCATATATGATCGGATGGCTGTCTGGTCCATCCCGGGCCGGTCAGCTGTTGTACCTGCTGGTCATGGTCAGCGGTGGCTGGCCGGTATTTGCCGGGGCCTGCAGCGCCCTGAAAGAACGCCGGGTGGACATGCATGTGCTGATGGCTGTGGCGCTGACCGGGGCGCTGGTTATCGGAGAGTGGGCGGAAGGCGCGGTGCTGGTCTTCCTCTTTGCATTAGGCAACTGGTTGCAGCTGTACACCACCCGCCGCACCAGGAATTCCCTGCGGGAACTGCTGGATCTGCGACCGTCCCGGGCGCTGGTGCGGCGCCAGGGGCGGGAGGTACTTCTGCCGGTGGAACAGTTGCGGGTGGGCGATACAGTGCTGGTGCGTCCGGGGGAGAAAATTGCGGTGGACGGCATTGTTCTGAGCGGGGAAAGTGATGTAAACCAGTCCCCGGTGACCGGTGAAGCCTTGCCGGCATACAAGCGGCCGGGTGACCAGGTTTTTGCCGGCACGATCAATGGTGGGGGGGTGCTCACAGTGCAGGCCACCTGTCTGGTTGAGGACAGCCTGCTGGCCCGCATGATCCGGCTGGTGGAGCAGGCCGAGAGAAGCAAAGCCCCGCAACAGCAGTTTGTGGATGTTTTTGCCCGCTACTACACGCCGCTGGTGGTGGGGGGAGCGGTGCTGCTGGCGGTGGTACCCTGGCTACTGGGGCAGCCCTTTGTGCCCTGGCTGAAGCGGGCGCTGATTCTGCTGGTCATCTCCTGCCCCTGCGCTCTGGTCATCTCCACCCCGGTGGCCATAGTTTCCGCCATAGGAACGGCGGCACGCCACGGTGTGCTGATCAAAGGAGGTGCCGTGCTGGAAATGGCCGGGCAGATCAGAGCAATGGCTTTTGACAAGACCGGTACCCTGACCACCGGCAGGCCCCGGGTGGTGCAGGTGCTGGACACTTCGGGCGGTGAGACGGGCCAGTGGCTGTCCGTGGCCGCCGCGCTGGAGAGCCGTCTCACCCACCCCCTGGCCGGGGCAATTATGCAGTATGTGCGGCAGGAAGGAATTTTGCCCGCTGCGGGCAGCGATTACGAGTTTTATCCCGGCCGGGGCGGCCGGGTGGTTGTGGGCGGCTTGGTATATTACATCGGCAGCCCGCGCCTGCTGGAGGAAAAGGGAGTGCAGCTCAAGGCCTGGCAGCAGGAAATAAGCGCTCTGGAAGCAAGGGGTTGTTCGCTGGTGCTGGTGGGCTGTGGGAGCGAGCTGCAGGGGATCATCGCTGTGGCCGATCAGCCCCGGGAAGAAGCTGCGGCAATGTTGCATTACCTGCGCCGATCCGGCATGCATACCATGATGCTGACCGGTGATCACCCGGCCGCGGCGGCAGCGGTGGCCGGGCAGCTGGGGCTGGATGAATTCCGGGCCAGCCTGCTGCCGGAAGAAAAACTGCAGGCGCTGGCCCGGCTGCGGCAGGATTACAGCAAAGTGGCCATGCTGGGGGACGGGGTTAATGACGCCCCGGCGCTGGCGGCCGCCGACCTGGGCATCGCCATGGGGGCGGCGGGGAGCGATGTGGCGCTGGAAACGGCCGGGGTGGTCCTTTTATCCGACGACCTGGGCAAACTGCCTTATCTGGTGAATTTGAGCCGCCGTGCCGGGCGGGTAATCCGGCAGAACATTGCCTTTGCCCTGCTGATCAAACTGGTCTTTATTGCGGCCACCCTGCTGGGTATGGCCAACCTGTGGCTGGCCGTGCTGGCCGACAGCGGAGCGGCCGTGCTGGTAACGCTCAACGCTCTGCGCCTGGTGCGGGTACGGGCGTAG
- a CDS encoding YlzJ-like family protein: protein MILYTPMQLELVLQGLEDMAAPQLEEISVDGVPLLAEVTAPGRARVARLLSTDPRHYLQDNLLPGREILL from the coding sequence GTGATTCTCTATACCCCCATGCAACTGGAACTGGTGCTGCAGGGTCTGGAGGACATGGCCGCTCCGCAGCTTGAGGAGATTTCCGTGGATGGTGTGCCCCTGCTGGCAGAGGTCACCGCACCGGGTCGGGCCAGGGTGGCCCGGCTGCTCAGTACCGACCCGCGGCATTATTTGCAGGACAATTTATTGCCGGGAAGGGAGATCCTTTTGTAA
- a CDS encoding ASKHA domain-containing protein, which yields MVKLASNRTLILWQGQADSLPLDPPVKKIYLELEPPALEDNRADAERLRQAVTRHWPGDVHIPLSLLRGPLAEQLRHAEWRVTATLSFDLAESAPLQLMDVEPGDTTAALWGMAVDIGTTTVVAYLVSLIDGRVKATAADYNRQIAMGEDILTRIGHAANPSGLQELQQAILMTLHRLAERLAQEAGIPETQIKAVSIAANTTMVHLLLGLDPSRICLAPYIPVTSRPDLHSAAEIGLPVHPRAPVYIFPAVGSYVGGDIIAGILASGLHQRPEVSLFVDIGTNGEIVLGNQDWLVACAGAAGPALEGGVVQSGMRAEPGAIEKVLIDPATGSVEYSTIDNLPPLGICGSGLVDCIAQLLLAGIINRAGKFKDGRDKFVLVPAAQSATGQDIVITQTDINNLLRTKGAVNAAVELLLESVGLTMSDIELFYAAGAFGHYLDVESAVTIGLYPDLPREKIVRLGNSAGAGARLALLSRQARQQARQIAASITYFELNANQVFMNKFVGSRFLPHTHLEYYPTVREKLARRGLLAE from the coding sequence GTGGTTAAACTGGCATCAAACCGGACACTCATCCTCTGGCAGGGGCAGGCGGACAGTCTGCCCCTGGATCCGCCGGTAAAAAAAATCTACCTGGAACTGGAGCCTCCCGCTCTGGAGGACAACCGGGCGGATGCGGAAAGATTGCGCCAGGCCGTCACCCGGCACTGGCCAGGCGATGTACATATACCCCTGTCACTTTTGCGTGGCCCACTGGCCGAACAGCTGCGCCACGCCGAATGGCGGGTTACAGCCACTCTTTCCTTTGACCTGGCGGAAAGCGCCCCCCTGCAACTGATGGATGTGGAACCGGGCGATACCACGGCTGCCCTGTGGGGCATGGCCGTGGATATCGGCACCACCACAGTGGTGGCCTACCTGGTATCCTTGATCGACGGCCGGGTCAAAGCAACCGCGGCCGACTACAACCGGCAAATAGCCATGGGGGAAGATATTCTCACCCGCATCGGCCATGCCGCCAATCCCTCCGGACTCCAGGAACTGCAACAGGCCATTCTGATGACACTGCACCGGCTGGCGGAGCGCCTGGCTCAGGAAGCGGGAATTCCAGAAACGCAAATAAAGGCTGTATCCATCGCGGCCAATACCACCATGGTGCACCTGCTGCTGGGTCTGGATCCCTCCCGCATCTGCCTGGCCCCGTACATTCCGGTCACCAGCCGGCCCGATCTGCACAGCGCGGCCGAGATCGGGCTGCCGGTCCATCCCCGGGCGCCGGTCTACATCTTCCCGGCGGTGGGCAGCTATGTGGGCGGCGACATTATTGCCGGCATTCTGGCCAGCGGACTGCATCAAAGGCCCGAGGTGTCCCTGTTTGTGGACATCGGCACCAACGGGGAAATTGTGCTGGGCAACCAGGACTGGCTGGTGGCCTGCGCCGGCGCCGCCGGACCGGCCCTGGAGGGCGGTGTGGTGCAAAGTGGCATGCGCGCCGAGCCGGGCGCCATTGAAAAAGTGCTGATCGACCCGGCAACCGGGTCTGTGGAATACAGTACCATTGATAACCTGCCTCCCCTGGGCATTTGCGGCTCCGGACTGGTGGACTGCATCGCCCAGCTGCTGCTGGCCGGGATCATCAACCGGGCCGGCAAATTCAAGGACGGCCGGGACAAGTTCGTGCTGGTGCCGGCGGCCCAGTCAGCCACCGGACAGGATATAGTGATCACCCAGACCGACATCAACAACCTGCTGCGCACCAAGGGAGCGGTCAATGCAGCGGTGGAACTGCTCCTGGAAAGCGTGGGGCTGACCATGTCCGATATAGAACTGTTCTATGCCGCCGGCGCTTTCGGCCACTACCTCGACGTGGAGTCGGCCGTGACCATCGGCCTGTACCCCGACCTGCCCCGGGAAAAAATCGTCCGCCTGGGCAACAGCGCCGGCGCCGGCGCACGCCTGGCCCTCCTTTCCCGCCAGGCCCGCCAGCAGGCGCGACAAATTGCCGCCAGTATCACCTACTTTGAACTCAACGCCAACCAGGTTTTTATGAACAAGTTCGTAGGCAGCCGCTTCCTGCCCCACACGCACCTGGAATACTATCCCACCGTGCGGGAAAAACTGGCCCGGCGGGGTCTGCTCGCCGAATAA
- a CDS encoding ArsR/SmtB family transcription factor encodes MGRAGKSDRCDIFCVDQEKVSLLRQQVQTAAGLANFFKLLADETRLKIAYALSREELCVCDVAAIVGISVAAASHHLRLLKNSGLARQRRQGKMVFYTLQDQCVRLIIETALNHQQDRQHI; translated from the coding sequence ATGGGGCGAGCAGGCAAGAGTGACCGGTGTGATATTTTCTGTGTGGATCAGGAAAAGGTGTCGTTACTGCGCCAGCAGGTGCAAACTGCCGCCGGGCTGGCCAATTTTTTCAAGTTGCTGGCCGATGAAACCAGGCTGAAAATTGCCTACGCTTTAAGCCGGGAGGAACTCTGTGTATGCGATGTGGCAGCCATTGTGGGTATATCGGTGGCGGCAGCCTCACATCATTTGAGACTACTGAAAAATTCCGGGCTGGCCAGACAGCGGCGGCAGGGCAAAATGGTCTTTTATACTTTGCAGGATCAATGTGTGCGCCTGATCATTGAGACCGCGCTGAATCACCAGCAGGATCGCCAGCATATATAG